From Acidimicrobiales bacterium:
CCTCCGTCGACCTCCACGTCGACAGATACTTCCGGGTCTTCCGCAACCACACCATGCGTGTCATCGACGTCAAGGAGGACCAGGAGAATCTCACGGAGCTGGTGGAGATGCGCGAGGACGAGGCCTTCATCCTGCACCCCGGTGAGTTCGTCCTCGGGTCCACGTCTGAACGGGTCCGCCTCCCCGACGACCTAGTGGCACGGTTGGAGGGCAAGTCGAGCCTGGGCCGGCTGGGCCTGCTCATCCACAGCACGGCCGGCTTCGTCGACGCCGGGTTCGACGGTCACCTCACGCTCGAGCTGTCCAACGTGGCCAACCTGCCGATCACGATCTATCCGGGCATGAAGATCGGCCAGATCAGCTTCCTCCGGATGACCACACCGGCCGACATGCCGTACGGCTCGGCCGCCGCCGGGTCCAAGTACCAGGGCCAGCGCGGCCCCACGCCGAGCCGCTACTCCGAGAACTTCCGCCCGGCGGGGTAAGCGCTTCTTTTCCCGGAACACGACACTGGATGTCGCCAACCGGGAAGAGAAGGGGGCGAGCCGCCGGCCCGCCGCCCGCCGTCCTCTGGCCGCCGGCCCGGCAACCGCCGGCAGCGTCCGCTCCGCCGGCAACCGCCGGCCGCAGCCGGCCGCCGGCACGTGCGCCGGCAGCGTCCGCTCCGGCGGCAAGCAGCGCTGGGGTCAGGCGCTGGACGCCCGGCCCTGCTGGAGCGCCTCGAGCAGGTGGACGGCGATGTCCTGCACGACGACGTCGTCGCGGCCCGTCTCCTTGACGCCGTCGTCGATCATGACGGCGCAGAACGGGCAGGCGGTGGCGACCCGGCTGGCGCCGGTGGCGAGCGCCTGCGCGGCCCGCTCGGTGCCGATCTTCTTGCCGGTGTGCTCCTCCATCCACATGCGACCCCCGCCCGCCCCGCAGCACATGCCGTCGGCGCCGCTGCGGCCCATCTCGACGATCTCGATCCCCTTGAGCGACCCGAGCACGCGCCGGGGAGCCTCGTACACGCCGTTGTGGCGGCCGAGGTAGCACGAGTCGTGGTACGTCACGCGCTGGTCGAGCCGGGCGTCTCCCAGGTCGAGGCGGCCCTCGGTCAGCAGCGACTCGAGCAGCTGGCTGTGGTGCACGACGTCGTACGTGCCGCCCAGCTGGGGGTACTCGTTGGCCAGCGTGTTGAAGCAGTGCGGGCACTGGGTGACGATCTTGCGCACGCCCATCCCGTTGAGCGTCGCCACGTTCGAGCCGGCCAGCATCTGGAACAGGTACTCGTTACCGGTGCGCCGGGCCGGGTCGCCTGTGCAGCGCTCCAGCGGGCCCAGGATGGCGAAGTCGACGCCGGCCCGGTGCAGTAGGGTGGCCGTGGCGACGGTGACCTTGCGGTTGCGGTCGTCGAACGAGCCGGCGCAGCCCACCCAGTACAGGTACTCGTGCTCGAACGGCCCGGTCGCGTCCACCACCGGAACGCCCTCGGGCAGGGCGGCGGTCCACGAGCCGCGGGTCGACTGGTCCATGGCCCACGGGTTGTCGCTGTTCTCCATCGATCGGAAGGTGCGGCCCAGCTCGGCCGGGAACTCCGACTCCATGAGCGTGAGGTACCGCCGCATGTCGAGGATCTTGTCGAGGATCTCGATGTCGACCGGGCACACCTCGTCGCACGCCCGGCACGACGTGCATGCCCACAGCTCCTCCGGCGTGATCCGGGCGAAGAGGTCGGACGCCGTGACGGTGAGCGCCGCCTCGTGGCCGACCACCGGCGACAGTGGACCTCCCGCCGCACCCGTCGCGCTCTCCGCCATCACCTGGCCGACCTTCAGCACGATCTCCCGAGGGTCGAGCGGCTTGCCCGTGAGCTGGGCCGGGCACACCTCGGTGCACCGGCCGCACACCGTGCACGCGTCGGTGTCGAGCAGTTGCTTCCACGTGAAGTCCTCGACCGCTCCTGCGCCGAAGCGGTCGAGCGCGGTGGTGGTGAGGTCGGGCATCGCCGTCATGGCGCCGACGGGCCGGTCGCGATCCGAGAGGTACAGGTTGAGCGGCGACGTGACCATGTGGCGCAACTTCGTCTCCGGCAGCAGCACGAGGAAGGCGAGGAAGCCCAACACGTGCACGACCCACGCAACCTGGTGGGCGGCCGACAGCGTGCTCGCGGCCAGACCGTCGAACAGAGCGGACAGCGGCCAGCCCACCACCGACCACCGCTCGAACCCGGGCCGGCGGTCGAGGGCGATCCGCATGCCCTCCACCAATGGGCCGGTGACGGCGATGACCAGGAACGTGCCCAGCACGACGGCGTCCTCGGGCCGGGTCTTCGTCCGGAGGCGGAAGTGGCGGCCGCCGTACCGGCGGGCGAGGGCCCAGACCACCCCGACGAGGAAGGCGGCGCCGGCCACGTCGCCCACCAGGCTGTAGGCGCGGTACACGTCGTCGTGGAGGAACGTGAAGCGCTCGGGGACCAGGTGGTCGATCTCCAGGATCACCGTGACGGCGAAGAGCACGAGGAACGGGAAGTACAGCAGCGAGTGCATGATCCCGGCCGCCCGGTCCCGGGCGACGGTGCCCATGAGGACACCCTGGCGGAACCGCCGCAGGCGCCGGGCCGCAGTGTCCCGGGTCGTCGGACGGGCCTCGGAGCCACCACGCTGCCAGTTGCGCACCCGTCGCCCGAACTGCACGCCGACCGACACGACGAGCACGGCCGACAGGACGTAGAACACGGCCTGGACCGGTCCGGGGACGTTGGTGAACACGGTCCGTCCGGTGCCCTCGGCCTCGTGCTCGTCGGCGAACACCGCCGCCAGCCCCGACAGGGCCACCACCACCCCCGCCGCGATGCCGACGCCGGTGGCGAGGTGCGACGGCGACAGGCGCCGGGCCGGGTCGCGGGCCATGGGAAGGAGCACCGTACCGTGCGGATGTGGCGAGCGGGGCACCGCCGCCGCCGGCCGCATTCCGCCGGGTTCAGAGACGTGAGCGCGAGTTCATCTCCAGGCAACATGGGTGCAATGTGCGTCTCGTACGTTGCGGTTGATGGATCCTCCCCAGGTCGACGTGGTGCTGCTCCGGTGGCCGCTCGAGCGTGAGCGCCGGGACGTCCTGGCCGGCCTGCGGGCCGCCCGTCTGCTGCTGGTGGAGGACGGCGTCGCCCCCCCGGAGCCCGCGGACTGCGTCGAGGACTGGATCCGCGTCCCCGCTCCCGAGGCGGATGTGAAGCTGCGCGTGCGGGCCCTGGCCCGGCGGGGCCAGGAGCACTCGACCACCGTGCCGGTGCTCGACCGCGACGGCGTGCTGCGGTTCGCCTCCGGGTGGGTGTCCCTGCCACCGGTGGAGTCCCGCCTCACCACCGCGCTGCTCGACCGCTTCGGTGCCGTGGTCAGCCGCGAGGCGCTGGCCCGGGCCGGCTGGCCCGACGGCTCCCCCGGTCGCAACGCCCTGGACGTGCATGTCCTCCGTCTGCGGCGACGGCTGGCGCCCGTCTCCCTGGTGATCCGCACGGTCCGGTCACGCGGGTACCTGCTCGAGCCCGGGGCGTCGGACTGGCAGCAGGGGACCGCCCGCCACGCCTGATCCCCCGAGCGGGGCCGTCTCTAGGACGCGGCCAGGAGCTCGTCGGCGACCGGGCTGAGGTCGGCGTCCAGCTCGAACAGCCAGGGCACGCCGGTGGGGATCTCCAGGGCGGGGATGTCGGCGTCGGCGATCCGCTTCAGGTGCTTCACCAGGCCCCGCAGGCTGTTGCCGTGGGCGGCGACGAGCACCGTGGCCCCGGCGACCAGGTCGGGCACGATGGCGTCGAACCAGTAGGGCACCATCCGCACGACCACGTCGCGGAGGCACTCGCCACCCGGGAGCACGTCGGCGGGCAGATGGCGGTAGCGGGCGTTGTGGCGGGGGTGGCGCGGGTCGTCGGCCGTGATCGCCGGCGGCGGCACGTCGTAGCTGCGCCGCCACACCTGGACCTGGTCGGCGCCGTGGAGAGCGGCCGTCTCCGCCTTGTCGCGGCCCTCGAGGTCACCGTAGTGGCGCTCGTTGAGGCGCCAGTGGCGCCGTACCGGGACCCACGCCTGATCGATGTGCTCCAGTGCCAGGTTGGCGGTGGCGATGGCCCGGTTCTGGAGCGACGTGTGGGCGGTGCCGATCCGGACGCCGGCTTCCCGGAGGAGGCGGCCGCCGCGGATGGCCTCCTCGATGCCTCGCGGCGACAGGCCGCACTCCTGCCAGCCGGTGAAGCGGTTCTCCAGGTTCCAGGTGCTCTGGCCGTGTCGAAGCAGGACGAGAGTGGGCACGCGAAAAGCTAGCCTGGCGGGAAGAATCCGGCTCCGCGACGAGTTGACAACTACGCACTCAACTTAGCTAGAGTGGCGATGTCACGTAGAGCCAACTTTCTGGAGGCACTCCATGCCCAAGGCCGTCGGGATCGACCTCGGCACCACAAACTCTGTCGTCAGCGTCCTCGAAGCCGGCGAACCCGTCGTCATTCCGAACGCCGAGGGGAACCGCACCACCCCGTCCGTGGTCGGGTTCTCCAAGTCGGGCGAGGTCCTCGTCGGCGAGGTGGCCAAGCGCCAGGCCATCACCAACCCCGACCGCACCATCCGGTCGGTGAAGCGCCACATGGGCACCAACTGGAAGATCGACATCGACGGCAAGAAGTTCACGGCCCAGGAGATCTCGGCCCGCATCCTCCAGAAGCTGAAGCGCGACGCCGAGTCGTACCTCGGCGACACCGTCAGCCAGGCCATCATCACCGTGCCGGCGTACTTCAACGACGCCCAGCGCACCGCCACCAAGGAGGCGGGCGCCATCGCCGGGCTCGA
This genomic window contains:
- a CDS encoding heterodisulfide reductase-related iron-sulfur binding cluster — translated: MARDPARRLSPSHLATGVGIAAGVVVALSGLAAVFADEHEAEGTGRTVFTNVPGPVQAVFYVLSAVLVVSVGVQFGRRVRNWQRGGSEARPTTRDTAARRLRRFRQGVLMGTVARDRAAGIMHSLLYFPFLVLFAVTVILEIDHLVPERFTFLHDDVYRAYSLVGDVAGAAFLVGVVWALARRYGGRHFRLRTKTRPEDAVVLGTFLVIAVTGPLVEGMRIALDRRPGFERWSVVGWPLSALFDGLAASTLSAAHQVAWVVHVLGFLAFLVLLPETKLRHMVTSPLNLYLSDRDRPVGAMTAMPDLTTTALDRFGAGAVEDFTWKQLLDTDACTVCGRCTEVCPAQLTGKPLDPREIVLKVGQVMAESATGAAGGPLSPVVGHEAALTVTASDLFARITPEELWACTSCRACDEVCPVDIEILDKILDMRRYLTLMESEFPAELGRTFRSMENSDNPWAMDQSTRGSWTAALPEGVPVVDATGPFEHEYLYWVGCAGSFDDRNRKVTVATATLLHRAGVDFAILGPLERCTGDPARRTGNEYLFQMLAGSNVATLNGMGVRKIVTQCPHCFNTLANEYPQLGGTYDVVHHSQLLESLLTEGRLDLGDARLDQRVTYHDSCYLGRHNGVYEAPRRVLGSLKGIEIVEMGRSGADGMCCGAGGGRMWMEEHTGKKIGTERAAQALATGASRVATACPFCAVMIDDGVKETGRDDVVVQDIAVHLLEALQQGRASSA
- the gpmA gene encoding 2,3-diphosphoglycerate-dependent phosphoglycerate mutase, whose protein sequence is MPTLVLLRHGQSTWNLENRFTGWQECGLSPRGIEEAIRGGRLLREAGVRIGTAHTSLQNRAIATANLALEHIDQAWVPVRRHWRLNERHYGDLEGRDKAETAALHGADQVQVWRRSYDVPPPAITADDPRHPRHNARYRHLPADVLPGGECLRDVVVRMVPYWFDAIVPDLVAGATVLVAAHGNSLRGLVKHLKRIADADIPALEIPTGVPWLFELDADLSPVADELLAAS
- the dcd gene encoding dCTP deaminase, whose amino-acid sequence is MILSDRTIRDELEAGRVVIDPLDEACIQPSSVDLHVDRYFRVFRNHTMRVIDVKEDQENLTELVEMREDEAFILHPGEFVLGSTSERVRLPDDLVARLEGKSSLGRLGLLIHSTAGFVDAGFDGHLTLELSNVANLPITIYPGMKIGQISFLRMTTPADMPYGSAAAGSKYQGQRGPTPSRYSENFRPAG
- a CDS encoding winged helix-turn-helix domain-containing protein, which codes for MDPPQVDVVLLRWPLERERRDVLAGLRAARLLLVEDGVAPPEPADCVEDWIRVPAPEADVKLRVRALARRGQEHSTTVPVLDRDGVLRFASGWVSLPPVESRLTTALLDRFGAVVSREALARAGWPDGSPGRNALDVHVLRLRRRLAPVSLVIRTVRSRGYLLEPGASDWQQGTARHA